From a region of the Lactuca sativa cultivar Salinas chromosome 4, Lsat_Salinas_v11, whole genome shotgun sequence genome:
- the LOC111908873 gene encoding uncharacterized protein LOC111908873 — protein MSSSEEFQTIFDTAIACVQMAEQTYNVVCNNAAVSSQRRTRRYICRNREEANQRLVQDYFAENATYQGYYFRRRFRMLKGLFERIVEDVTRECSFFQQRYDARGTSGFTPLQKCMAALRQLVYGIPPDALDESFRMSAKIARDSLHFFCKTVIRFYGPKYLRKPTPYHGQFTRGDHGHPTVILEAVASQNMWIWHAFFGSPGSINDINVLNRSPIFNNIYDGFALDSSFQVRGTSYKYGYYLVDGIYPEYVVFVKSFTSLHGSRRKKFKRAQERARKDVERVFGALKKR, from the exons ATGTCATCTTCTGAAGAATTTCAGACTATTTTTGATACTGCTATTGCGTGTGTTCAAATGGCAGAACAAACATACAACGTTGTATGCAATAACGCAGCTGTAAGTTCTCAACGGAGAACACGAAGATATATTTGCAGAAATCGTGAAGAAGCCAACCAACGTTTGGTGCAAGACTATTTTGCAGAGAATGCCACTTACCAAGGGTATTATTTTCGTAGGCGTTTCAGAATGCTTAAAGGTTTATTCGAACGTATAGTTGAAGATGTAACGAGGGAGTGCAGTTTTTTCCAACAACGCTACGATGCTAGAGGTACATCCGGTTTCACTCCCTTACAAAAATGTATGGCTGCACTTCGTCAGTTAGTATATGGCATTCCGCCTGATGCGTTAGACGAAAGTTTTAGGATGTCTGCTAAGATCGCACGAGATAGTCTCCATTTTTTCTGCAAAACTGTGATTCGGttttatggcccaaaatatttacGTAAGCCTACAC CATATCATGGGCAATTTACCCGAGGTGATCATGGTCACCCAACGGTCATACTTGAAGCAGTTGCATCACAAAATATGTGGATTTGGCATGCTTTTTTTGGTTCTCCTGGTTCGATTAACGACATCAACGTTCTTAATCGTTCACCAATATTTAACAACATATACGATGGATTCGCACTAGATTCTTCTTTTCAAGTGCGTGGAACGTCATATAAGTATGGTTATTATCTGGTCGATGGAATCTATCCTGAGTATGTTGTGTTTGTTAAATCGTTTACATCTCTACATGGTTCTAGACGAAAGAAATTCAAGAGAGCTCAAGAAAGAGCTAGGAAGGATGTTGAGCGTGTTTTTGGAGCTCTGAAGAAACGGTGA